A genome region from Pseudorca crassidens isolate mPseCra1 chromosome 20, mPseCra1.hap1, whole genome shotgun sequence includes the following:
- the TAT gene encoding tyrosine aminotransferase yields the protein MDPYMIQLHDNGNLPSVLDVHVNIPGRSSVPGKMKGRKARWSVKPSDMSNKTFNPIRAIVDGMKVKPNPNKTMIALSIGDPTVFGNLPTDPEVTQAIKDALDSGKYNGYAPSTGYLSSREEVASYYHCPEAPLEAKDVILTSGCSQAIELCLAVLANPGQNILVPRPGFSLYRTLAESMGIEVKPYNLLPEKFWEIDLKQLESLIDEKTACLVVNNPSNPCGSVFSRSHLQKILAVAARQCVPILADEIYGDMVFSDSKFEPLATLSSNVPILSCGGLAKRWLVPGWRMGWILIHDRRDIFGNEIRDGLVKLSQRILGPCTLVQGALKSILHRTPQEFYHNTLSFLKSNADLCYGALAAIPGLRPIRPSGAMYLMVGIEMEHFPEFENDVEFTEQLVAEQSVHCLPATCFEYPNFFRVVITIPEVMMLEACSRIQEFCDQHYHCAEGSPEECDK from the exons ATGGACCCATACATGATTCAGTTGCACGACAATGGCAACCTCCCCTCAGTGCTGGATGTGCATGTCAACATCCCTGGGAGAAGCTCTGTGCCGGGAAAAATGAAAGGCAGGAAGGCCAGATGGTCCGTGAAGCCCTCGGACATGTCCAACAAAACTTTCAATCCCATCCGGGCCATTGTGGACGGCATGAAGGTGAAGCCAAATCCAAACAAGACCATGATTGCTCTGTCAATTG GGGACCCTACTGTGTTTGGAAACCTGCCTACAGATCCTGAAGTTACCCAAGCAATAAAAGATGCCCTTGACTCGGGGAAGTATAACGGCTATGCCCCCTCCACTG GCTACTTATCGAGTCGGGAGGAGGTTGCTTCTTATTACCACTGTCCCGAGGCACCCCTGGAAGCTAAG GATGTCATTCTAACAAGTGGCTGCAGTCAGGCTATTGAACTTTGTTTAGCTGTGCTGGCCAACCCAGGGCAAAACATCCTAGTTCCCAGACCTGGCTTCTCTCTCTACAGGACTCTGGCGGAATCTATGGGAATCGAGGTCAAACCCTACAATTTATTG CCAGAGAAGTTTTGGGAAATTGACCTGAAACAACTGGAATCTCTGATTGATGAAAAGACAGCTTGTCTCGTTGTCAATAATCCATCAAACCCTTGTGGGTCAGTGTTCAGTAGAAGTCATCTCCAGAAAATTTTGGCAG TGGCTGCAAGGCAGTGTGTCCCCATCTTAGCTGATGAGATCTATGGAGACATG GTGTTTTCAGATTCCAAATTTGAACCTCTAGCCACCCTCAGCAGCAACGTCCCCATCCTGTCCTGTGGAGGGCTGGCCAAGCGCTGGCTGGTTCCCGGCTGGAGGATGGGCTGGATTCTCATCCATGACCGAAGAGATATTTTTGGCAATGAG ATCCGAGATGGGCTGGTGAAGCTGAGTCAGCGGATCCTGGGACCCTGCACCCTTGTCCAGGGAGCTCTGAAAAGCATCCTGCATCGCACCCCTCAAGAGTTCTACCACAACACTCTAAGCTTCCTCAAG TCCAATGCGGATCTCTGCTATGGGGCATTGGCTGCCATCCCTGGACTCCGGCCCATCCGCCCTTCTGGGGCCATGTACCTCATG GTTGGAATTGAGATGGAACATTTCCCAGAATTTGAGAATGATGTGGAATTCACTGAGCAGTTAGTTGCTGAGCAATCCGTCCACTGCCTCCCGGCAACA TGCTTCGAGTACCCAAATTTCTTCCGAGTGGTAATCACAATCCCCGAAGTGATGATGCTGGAGGCCTGTAGCCGGATCCAGGAGTTCTGTGACCAGCACTACCATTGTGCTGAAGGGAGCCCGGAGGAATGTGACAAATAG